GCCAATGCTTTTGAAATATAGATATCATATTCACCAACAAAAGCGGCTGGTGGAGTATAAGAATAACTAGCCCAAACCTGAGCTCTATCCTCTATGCTCAAGCCCGTCAGTATAATCGTGCTCCGGCATATCTGAGTCCCGTCAGACCACCTGACCCAATCCCCATTGGCGTTAGAGCCGCTGGCTACTATGTCCCCAAACGAGAGTACGTCCTCCAGTCCGCTCGCCGTACGGCGCTGTAGCTTGATGACGTCTCTCATAACACAGCCTCACAGTTGACATCAACATGGAGGACGCCCCCCCCCCGTAAGCACTGGCTAATTGTCAGCATTATTTACGACCTCCCATACGTTAGTATCAGAGCCCGGAGCCCACACGCAGGGCTTCATCGGGCTTTTCGCCTTATACATCTGTCCGTTGTACGTTACGTATACGCCCGCTTCGACGTGCATCCCGTATATCCACACATACGGGTCTTCGAGCGTGCCGGAGCCGTCGGTCGACAGCGGCACGTATATCGCGAGCACTCCTTCCGCGTCGGGCGGATAGACCTCGGAGGCGGTCGTCTGCTGCTGCACCTCGTAGACTATGCCGTTGTAGGTTACGCGCTTGCCTTGGGCGTATGACTGGCCCGCCTGCCACTGGTCATACATTTGCGCGCGCGCCATGAGGGCGCACTCGGATAGGGTGAGCTCTTCGGTCTGCGCGGCGGCTTTACTCATCTTTTCAACGAGCAGTTCGCGGGCCTGCCATTTTGCCGTTGCAATGGCGGAGGCTTCTCGATCGGCGGCGGCTTGCTCCGCCGTTTTTAGTTTTGACCAGTCGATGTTACCGCTCATTGGTCTGCGCCTCGTTTTCTTCGGTCGGAGCCTCCGGCGTCGTATCCGGCAAAATCACCGGGCCGTCTGTGTCCATCACCAGCACGCGCGGCGACGGGAAGCACGCGGACAGCGGCGAGTTGGGTAGCAGCGGCAATATGAGCGATAGCTCGATGTAGCCGCCTGCACATTTGACGTTGCCGTCAATGTAATCGCTCGCTATTGATTTCGGCGTAACGAGCTCCATGTGCTCTGCGCCGTTTTCGTCAACGGTGTAGCGGTACTCTTCTTGATTTATCAGTTCGTCGCCCTCTGCGAGCTGCGAAAAGTCAAAATCCTCGCCGTTTATGGTTATAACGTCGCCCTGCACAGATACGACGGGCGATGGTAGGTCGTTTACCTGCGGGTTTAGTTTTATCTTGAACATTTCATCACTCCTTGTTATACGAGAGTTACACAAGCACGCATCATGTAGCAGGTGTGCGCCTGTGGTCGTTTAGGTTTCTTATTTTTTCTGGTGTTACACGGTTGTTACATTGTTCCACACCCGCCCGCTCCGCGCCTCGGTTTACACGTGCATCGTCGGTGCAATTAGCGACGGAGCGATTATCGAGAGTGGGAGTAACGCCAACGGTTACTGGTGTAAGTTCGCAGATGGATCTGCCATAGGCTATCAGTCTAGAGTAAGTTTTGTTGTAAATAGCGAAACTGGAATGGCAGCATTTTCTGGTGTGTGGAAATATTACGTCGACATAACTTTTCCTCTAGCATTTACGCAAACGCCTTCTATAATCTCAGATATTGGTGTGAATTATTATGATCATGGCTGGAGTCAGGCACATGTCGTCAGCGCCACATCAGCACAGATTGTCATTTTCACACCACGCACTGCATTAAGCCCAGTTAATACTGTCGGTGGTTGCTGGTTCGCCATCGGCCGCTGGAAGGCGTAAGGGCTATTTCCATTTGCCGATAGCAATGTATGTATATTCACGAGTAGAATCGGACCCGAATGTTATCCCTCGCGTGGGGCTGACGCATATTAAACACGAAGTTGCGTTAGGTGGTGCGGCATCGGAGGCAGACCCGTTGCCCGCACCTTGATATGTCCCGGATACTACGACAGGTGGCGATATAAAAACTGCCGGAAATGTTGCTGTACTAGCTACATAGCTATCAGTCGAAACAAAAGAAATAGTGACGCTTCCGGTACATATCTGCGTTCCATTCGCATATCTGACCCAATCTCCGTTAGCATTCGAACCTTGTTCAATTATTGCTCCGTCGCTAATTGCACCGACGATGCGCAGCGCCTCCGCAGGGACTTTGTTATCCGCGTCCA
This genomic window from Cloacibacillus sp. An23 contains:
- a CDS encoding carbohydrate-binding protein, with translation MSGNIDWSKLKTAEQAAADREASAIATAKWQARELLVEKMSKAAAQTEELTLSECALMARAQMYDQWQAGQSYAQGKRVTYNGIVYEVQQQTTASEVYPPDAEGVLAIYVPLSTDGSGTLEDPYVWIYGMHVEAGVYVTYNGQMYKAKSPMKPCVWAPGSDTNVWEVVNNADN